The genome window GGCCTGGCGGGCGCAGTCAGCGAGCGAGTCATCTCTGAACCGCCGGGGCGGGGCGTGGCAGCGGACGTAGTGTCAGCCGAATCCGCAGGCGCGTGTCGAGACGGGGACACGGATGGCTGCACGGCGACGGACTCTGACGGGCGCGTCGGCCGGACGGACGACGACTCCCAGCGCTTGACGGCGGGCCGACGACCGACTGCATGACGAGCCTCGACTTCGGAATCTCCCGCACGATTCAACCCCGCGAGCAACCCGGTCAGTTCGCCTATCGCGCGCTCCGAAAGCCCTCCTGAGTTGATCGCGAAGTCCCTGCGGTCTGCGAAGTACGCCTCAAGCGACGCGACGTCTCGAATCCTTTCCTTGGACAGCGAGTCGAGTTCGAGACGATCAGTGTCCGTCCCGACCAGGACTACAACACCCTTCACGTAGTCGGGATCAATCGGATGCGCCGACGCGCGGAGCACCTGTCGCACTGAGTCCACGTGGGATGTGTTCTGGTGTAGCGGGTTCTGCACCTGAAACGTCTTGCCTGACGGGTAGCGAAGCGTCCAACGCGGCTCCGTGTCCCTGCCGAACACGCGCGCGGACCATGCCTTGGTCTCCACCACGAGAATGCCGTTGCTGTCGACGACTATGTGGTCGATCTGAGACGTCCTCATACCCGGAGTTAGCAGGACACTCTCCACCATTGAGAACCCGAACTGAGGCGCGAGTCGCCGCAGCTCCGCCGATACCAGCCGCTCGCCCTCGGCGCCTCGCTCCTCGGGCGTCGGCCGCGCAGAAGTCACAGCGTGGCTTCCCCGGCGACAGTCGGCGCATCCGGCCACTCGGCGCCACCCTCCGCCTCCGCGGCCTCCATCTCGGCGTACCCCTCGGCGAGCAGCGCGTCGAACGCTCGCCGCTCGTCTGCAGCGAGCGCGTCCACAACCACTTGGGTCTCCGTGACGCCCCTCGCCTCGGCCTCCCGGGCCACCAGCTCGTGCGCCCACCTCGGCATCGACAGGTCCGCAGGTGTTGCCGTTCGTGCCTGCATCGTGTTCCCCTTCCCCCGCACTGTTGCTGGGGCTACTCGCACGTCGGGTCGCAGTGCTCCAGCTCCTGGTACTCGAGCATGCGCGCGAGCCGGTAGAAGTCCGAGCCGCGCTTGATGAAGCGGATGCGCGTCTTCATCGTGTCCGGGTCGATGAGCTCGTCGAACGGCACGTACTTCAGGTCGAGCTGGCCCTCGACCGACACCATGACCCCGGTCAGGTCCTCCTCGCACAGCGCGCGGTACGCACCGGCGCCGAGCTGCGAGCCGAGCATCACGTCGAAGCCGCCCGGCTCGGCGCAGCGCGTCTCGTAGCCGATCTGC of Actinomycetota bacterium contains these proteins:
- a CDS encoding NERD domain-containing protein, encoding MGARAGGPGGRGEGRHGDPSGCGRARCRRAASVRRAARRGVRRDGGRGGGGWRRVAGCADCRRGSHAVTSARPTPEERGAEGERLVSAELRRLAPQFGFSMVESVLLTPGMRTSQIDHIVVDSNGILVVETKAWSARVFGRDTEPRWTLRYPSGKTFQVQNPLHQNTSHVDSVRQVLRASAHPIDPDYVKGVVVLVGTDTDRLELDSLSKERIRDVASLEAYFADRRDFAINSGGLSERAIGELTGLLAGLNRAGDSEVEARHAVGRRPAVKRWESSSVRPTRPSESVAVQPSVSPSRHAPADSADTTSAATPRPGGSEMTRSLTAPARP